From Arachis hypogaea cultivar Tifrunner chromosome 3, arahy.Tifrunner.gnm2.J5K5, whole genome shotgun sequence:
GAACAGATGAGATGGCACTTCTCTTAAAATCACTATCTAAATTTCAGACCCTGATAGGCCTAAAAATGACAAAGCAACCATTCTTGGTGATACAATTCAATTGCTGAAGGATCTTACTTCTCAAGTTGGTAAACTCAAAGATGAATATGCTGCACTAAATGAAGAATCTCgtgaagtaatattttctcttCTAGATTTGATGCATTCATTACCTGAAAACGATAAAGGAATAATTTTATCATATTCAATTTTCAGTTGGCTCAAGAGAAAAACGATCTCAGGGAAGAGAAGGCTTCTCTTAAAACAGATATTGAAAACTTGAATAATCAGTATCAGCAGCGACTGAGGAACATGTTTCCTTGGACTGCAATGGATCATTCAGTTATGATGGCTCCACCATCATACCCATACCCAATGCCAATGGCTGTCCCTCCGGGTTCAATTCCCTTGCAACCATACCCATTCTTTGCTAATCAAAATCCGTCTGTCATCCCTAACCCCTGTTCAACATTTGTTCCTTATTTAGCACCAAATACCCTTGTTGAACAACAATCTGCCCAGTATGTATCTCCACCGTCTCATCCAGGTACTCGGTCCCATTTGTCAAGTAAACATGACACCAGAAACAAACCACCCAGGGATAGGGAGAGCAAAGCAGAAAAAAGTGAGGCTTCAAATGATGTCACCACAAACCTTGAGTTGAAGACTCCTGGATCTTCTGCAGATCAGGTTAGCGTTGTTTTCTCAATATGGTAACTATTAACTAATGGCTGTTATTGAACAAGTACTGTATTCAAGTGGTGTTTTGTGCTTGAATTTCGGGTTTTGCAGGATTTATCGTCAGGAAAAAGGAAATGCAGCAAGCCATTGAGGTCAGAAGGGAGTTCATTAGGTAGGTGTTCATCGTCACATAGTGTTCAGGACAGCTCATCAAGTAGTGTCGATGGTAGCAGAAAGGCTAACGAATGAAAACGGACTTATTTATGCCTCCCTGTAATCCCTTTGGAATTTTTCATTGTTCACCTGCTGGAACAACCCTGAGTTGGTTTTTGTTCTCAGCAGGGTGTAATGTAAATGTAAATACTACCTAATTGATGTACCAAGAGAACATATATTACCCAATTCAATGAATCTTAAAGTTTCTCTTGTTGGAGAAAAGAGATTGGCAGGTCTTGTTGCTGTGTTtctattttattgttgttgtatgAGGAAATTTACCACTGGTTAATCCCAATAGCAA
This genomic window contains:
- the LOC112789215 gene encoding transcription factor bHLH121, which produces MDGTAARKSQKADREKIRRDRLNEQFVELGSILDPDRPKNDKATILGDTIQLLKDLTSQVGKLKDEYAALNEESRELAQEKNDLREEKASLKTDIENLNNQYQQRLRNMFPWTAMDHSVMMAPPSYPYPMPMAVPPGSIPLQPYPFFANQNPSVIPNPCSTFVPYLAPNTLVEQQSAQYVSPPSHPGTRSHLSSKHDTRNKPPRDRESKAEKSEASNDVTTNLELKTPGSSADQDLSSGKRKCSKPLRSEGSSLGRCSSSHSVQDSSSSSVDGSRKANE